A region from the Papio anubis isolate 15944 chromosome 6, Panubis1.0, whole genome shotgun sequence genome encodes:
- the PGC gene encoding gastricsin precursor has product MKWLVVVLLCLQLLEAAVVKVPLKKFKSIRETMKEKGLLGEFLRTHKYDPAWKYHFGDLSVSYEPMAYMDAAYFGEISIGTPPQNFLVLFDTGSSNLWVPSVYCQSQACTSHSRFNPSESSTYSTNGQTFSLQYGSGSLTGFFGYDTLTVQSIQVPNQEFGLSENEPGTNFVYAQFDGIMGLAYPTLSVDGATTAMQGMVQEGALTSPIFSVYLSDQQGSSGGAVVFGGVDSSLYTGQIYWAPVTQELYWQIGIEEFLIGGQASGWCSEGCQAIVDTGTSLLTVPQQYLSALLQATGAQEDEYGQFLVNCNSIQNLPTLTFIINGVEFPLPPSSYILNNNGYCTVGVEPTYLSAQNSQPLWILGDVFLRSYYSVYDLSNNRVGFATAA; this is encoded by the exons ATGAAGTGGTTGGTGGtggtcttgctctgcctccagcTCTTGGAGGCAGCAGTGGTCAA AGTGCCCCTGAAGAAATTTAAGTCTATCCGTGAGACCATGAAGGAGAAGGGCTTGCTGGGGGAGTTCCTGAGGACGCACAAGTATGATCCTGCTTGGAAGTACCACTTTGGTGACCTCAGCGTGTCCTACGAGCCCATGGCCTACATGGAT GCTGCCTACTTTGGTGAGATCAGCATCGGGACTCCACCCCAGAACTTCCTGGTCCTTTTTGACACCGGCTCCTCCAACTTGTGGGTGCCCTCTGTCTACTGCCAGAGCCAGGCCTGCA CCAGTCATTCCCGCTTCAACCCCAGCGAGTCCTCCACCTACTCCACCAATGGGCAGACCTTCTCCCTGCAGTATGGCAGCGGCAGCCTCACCGGCTTCTTTGGCTACGACACCCTGACT GTCCAGAGCATCCAGGTCCCCAACCAGGAGTTCGGCTTGAGTGAGAATGAGCCTGGTACCAATTTCGTCTATGCTCAGTTTGATGGCATCATGGGCCTGGCCTACCCTACTCTGTCCGTGGACGGGGCCACCACAGCTATGCAGGGCATGGTGCAGGAGGGCGCCCTCACCAGCCCCATCTTCAGCGTCTACCTCAGCGA CCAGCAGGGCTCCAGCGGGGGAGCGGTTGTCTTTGGGGGTGTGGACAGCAGCCTGTACACGGGGCAGATCTACTGGGCGCCTGTCACCCAGGAGCTCTACTGGCAGATTGGCATTGAAGA GTTTCTCATTGGCGGCCAGGCCTCCGGCTGGTGTTCTGAGGGTTGCCAGGCTATCGTGGATACAGGCACCTCTCTGCTCACTGTGCCCCAGCAGTACCTGAGTGCTCTTCTGCAGGCCACTGGGGCCCAGGAGGACGAGTATGGACAG TTTCTCGTGAACTGTAACAGCATCCagaatctgcccaccttgaccttcaTCATCAATGGCGTGGAGTTCCCTCTGCCACCCTCCTCCTACATCCTCAAT AACAACGGCTACTGCACCGTGGGAGTCGAGCCCACCTACTTGTCCGCCCAGAACAGCCAGCCCCTGTGGATCCTCGGGGATGTCTTCCTCAGGTCCTACTATTCCGTCTACGACTTGAGCAACAACAGGGTGGGCTTTGCCACTGCTGCCTAG
- the PGC gene encoding gastricsin isoform X1: MKEKGLLGEFLRTHKYDPAWKYHFGDLSVSYEPMAYMDAAYFGEISIGTPPQNFLVLFDTGSSNLWVPSVYCQSQACTSHSRFNPSESSTYSTNGQTFSLQYGSGSLTGFFGYDTLTVQSIQVPNQEFGLSENEPGTNFVYAQFDGIMGLAYPTLSVDGATTAMQGMVQEGALTSPIFSVYLSDQQGSSGGAVVFGGVDSSLYTGQIYWAPVTQELYWQIGIEEFLIGGQASGWCSEGCQAIVDTGTSLLTVPQQYLSALLQATGAQEDEYGQFLVNCNSIQNLPTLTFIINGVEFPLPPSSYILNNNGYCTVGVEPTYLSAQNSQPLWILGDVFLRSYYSVYDLSNNRVGFATAA; the protein is encoded by the exons ATGAAGGAGAAGGGCTTGCTGGGGGAGTTCCTGAGGACGCACAAGTATGATCCTGCTTGGAAGTACCACTTTGGTGACCTCAGCGTGTCCTACGAGCCCATGGCCTACATGGAT GCTGCCTACTTTGGTGAGATCAGCATCGGGACTCCACCCCAGAACTTCCTGGTCCTTTTTGACACCGGCTCCTCCAACTTGTGGGTGCCCTCTGTCTACTGCCAGAGCCAGGCCTGCA CCAGTCATTCCCGCTTCAACCCCAGCGAGTCCTCCACCTACTCCACCAATGGGCAGACCTTCTCCCTGCAGTATGGCAGCGGCAGCCTCACCGGCTTCTTTGGCTACGACACCCTGACT GTCCAGAGCATCCAGGTCCCCAACCAGGAGTTCGGCTTGAGTGAGAATGAGCCTGGTACCAATTTCGTCTATGCTCAGTTTGATGGCATCATGGGCCTGGCCTACCCTACTCTGTCCGTGGACGGGGCCACCACAGCTATGCAGGGCATGGTGCAGGAGGGCGCCCTCACCAGCCCCATCTTCAGCGTCTACCTCAGCGA CCAGCAGGGCTCCAGCGGGGGAGCGGTTGTCTTTGGGGGTGTGGACAGCAGCCTGTACACGGGGCAGATCTACTGGGCGCCTGTCACCCAGGAGCTCTACTGGCAGATTGGCATTGAAGA GTTTCTCATTGGCGGCCAGGCCTCCGGCTGGTGTTCTGAGGGTTGCCAGGCTATCGTGGATACAGGCACCTCTCTGCTCACTGTGCCCCAGCAGTACCTGAGTGCTCTTCTGCAGGCCACTGGGGCCCAGGAGGACGAGTATGGACAG TTTCTCGTGAACTGTAACAGCATCCagaatctgcccaccttgaccttcaTCATCAATGGCGTGGAGTTCCCTCTGCCACCCTCCTCCTACATCCTCAAT AACAACGGCTACTGCACCGTGGGAGTCGAGCCCACCTACTTGTCCGCCCAGAACAGCCAGCCCCTGTGGATCCTCGGGGATGTCTTCCTCAGGTCCTACTATTCCGTCTACGACTTGAGCAACAACAGGGTGGGCTTTGCCACTGCTGCCTAG
- the PGC gene encoding gastricsin isoform X2 → MKWLVVVLLCLQLLEAAVVKVPLKKFKSIRETMKEKGLLGEFLRTHKYDPAWKYHFGDLSVSYEPMAYMDAAYFGEISIGTPPQNFLVLFDTGSSNLWVPSVYCQSQACTSHSRFNPSESSTYSTNGQTFSLQYGSGSLTGFFGYDTLTVQSIQVPNQEFGLSENEPGTNFVYAQFDGIMGLAYPTLSVDGATTAMQGMVQEGALTSPIFSVYLSDPVLESSGLGPPLTPSRAAPPSSTLQLPGKPLEQTRNILTPFTKTLPVSNLSRKVTSWAWVGLPGTCLPEAGSGGERRAECGVGVPTTREPPRCQHHSGA, encoded by the exons ATGAAGTGGTTGGTGGtggtcttgctctgcctccagcTCTTGGAGGCAGCAGTGGTCAA AGTGCCCCTGAAGAAATTTAAGTCTATCCGTGAGACCATGAAGGAGAAGGGCTTGCTGGGGGAGTTCCTGAGGACGCACAAGTATGATCCTGCTTGGAAGTACCACTTTGGTGACCTCAGCGTGTCCTACGAGCCCATGGCCTACATGGAT GCTGCCTACTTTGGTGAGATCAGCATCGGGACTCCACCCCAGAACTTCCTGGTCCTTTTTGACACCGGCTCCTCCAACTTGTGGGTGCCCTCTGTCTACTGCCAGAGCCAGGCCTGCA CCAGTCATTCCCGCTTCAACCCCAGCGAGTCCTCCACCTACTCCACCAATGGGCAGACCTTCTCCCTGCAGTATGGCAGCGGCAGCCTCACCGGCTTCTTTGGCTACGACACCCTGACT GTCCAGAGCATCCAGGTCCCCAACCAGGAGTTCGGCTTGAGTGAGAATGAGCCTGGTACCAATTTCGTCTATGCTCAGTTTGATGGCATCATGGGCCTGGCCTACCCTACTCTGTCCGTGGACGGGGCCACCACAGCTATGCAGGGCATGGTGCAGGAGGGCGCCCTCACCAGCCCCATCTTCAGCGTCTACCTCAGCGA CCCGGTCCTGGAGTCTTCTGGTCTAGGTCCACCGCTGACCCCTAGCAG AGCAGCTCCACCCAGCTCCACACTCCAGCTACCAGGGAAGCCTCTGGAACAAACACGGAATATCCTTACCCCCTTCACCAAGACCCTACCTGTCTCCAATCTCAGCAGAAAAGTAACAAGCTGGGCCTGGGTGGGGCTCCCAGGGACATGTCTACCAGAGGCAGGAAGcggaggggagaggagagcagaGTGTGGGGTGGGGGTCCCAACCACTAGGGAACCCCCCAGATGTCAGCATcattcgggagcctga